In a genomic window of Vulpes lagopus strain Blue_001 chromosome 13, ASM1834538v1, whole genome shotgun sequence:
- the LOC121474814 gene encoding complex III assembly factor LYRM7-like, producing MGQAAKVLQLFKTLQRTRQQVFKNDTRALEAARIKINEEFKSNKSETSPKKIEENWSLGKNSL from the coding sequence ATGGGTCAGGCGGCCAAGGTTTTACAGCTCTTTAAAACATTACAAAGGACCAGacaacaggtttttaaaaatgataccagAGCATTAGAAGCAGCCAgaataaagataaatgaagaattcaaaagtaataaaagtgaAACTTCTcccaagaaaatagaagagaattgGTCCCTAGGAAAGAACTCCTTGTAG